CCGCCAGGGAACACATAACAGCCGGAAGCATCGATTATCTCCGCCCCGGCTGTATCCAGCTGAAGACCCAGCCCCGTAATGATACCATCCTCAATCAGGACATCCCCGCTGTACGTATCGGCCGCTGTAACAATAATCCCGTTCTTGATAAGCTTCTTCATCTTATCCCACCTCCACTTCCGAATAGGAGCTGCTTAGTCCGCTGATTACCTGATTGCGCTGATTCCAGCTCATCGGGGCCGCCCCGCTGTCCACAGCAACCATATCAATGGCACCGTCTGCCGGGCAGACAATGGAACACAGGTTACAGCCTACACAATCCTCTTCGCGTACCTGCAGAATGGCCTTACCCGCTGCATCCGTCAGCATATCGATGCATTGATGTGAGGCGTCCTCACAGGCGATATGGCATTTATTGCAGTTGATGCAGTTCTCCTCGTTGATCCGTGCAACCACTTTGTAATTCAGGTCAAGATCGCCCCAGTTGGAATATCTGGGCACCGATTTGCCAATTAGCTCCGTTACCGACGCCAGCCCCTTCTCATCCAGGTAATGGTTCAGGCCGTCGATCATCTCTTCAACAATCCGGAAGCCGTGATGCATCACCGCCGTGCAGACCTGAATTCCAGTGGAGCCCATCAGCATGAACTCCACGACATCCTGCCAGGTGGAGATGCCGCCGATGCCGGAGATCGGTACGCCGACTTCACGGTCACGGGCACATTCCGCCACCATGCTGAGGGCAATCGGCTTGACCGCCGGACCGCAGTAGCCGCCGTGCGCCCCCTGTCCGCCGACATGCGGAATCGTGTTCCAGGTATGGATATCCACCCCGGCCAGACTGTTGATCGTATTGATCAGGCTGATCGCATCGGCTCCGCCCTTGACCGCATGACGGGCAACAACGGTAATGTCGGTGATATTCGGCGTCAGCTTCACGATGACCGGCGTCTCTGCCACCTCCTTGACCCAGGCTGTCTGCGCCTGCACCAGATCCGGCTGCTGGCCGGACGCCGCGCCCATCCCACGCTCAGCCATGCCATGCGGACAGCCGAAGTTCAGCTCCAGGCCGTCTACGCCGACAGCCTCGACACGTTTGACGATCTCGTGCCACTTCTCCCGCTTCGGCTCCACCATCAGGGAAGCGATGATTGTCCGGTCCGGGAATCTTTTCTTCGTCTCGGCGATTTCCTTCAGGTTGACTTCCAGCGGCCGGTCAGTGATCAGCTCAATATTATTGAAGCCTGCAACACGCTGCCCGTTAAAATGAACGGCGGCGAACCGGGAGGAGGTGTTGATTACCGGCTCGCCGAGCGTCTTCCACACCGCGCCTCCCCAGCCCGCCTCGAAGGCGCGCTGCACCTGATAGCCTGTATTCGTAGGCGGCGCCGAGGCCAGCCAGAACGGGTTCGGTGACTGAATGCCTGCAAAATCAATACGGAGATCTGCCATTGCCATTCCCTCCCTTTTCTATGAAGTCAAGTTATACAGCCGAATCAGCTACATGCCGGAGACGCCCGGACAATTGCTCTGCAATGGCATAGGCGGCAGCCTTGCCCTGCTGTGCGGCGGAGACGACCATCGCCTCCCCCGCGCCTGCGCCGAATACAATATCTCCGGCAGCATAGATCTGCGGATCAGAGGTGCGGCCGGTCTTCGCGTCAATCTCCACCACACCCCGGCGGTGGGCCAGTCCCAGCGCCTCTATCAGCTCCAGCCGCCGCTGCTGGCCGATGGCGATCACCACGGCATCCACCGGCAGCAGGAATTCCGAGCCCTCCACCGGCACCGGAGCCGGGCGTCCGTCCGGCCCGGCTGCGCCGCTCAGCCTCATCTGCACGCACTCCAGGGCTGCGACCTTGCCCTGCTCATCGCCAATAATGCGCTTCGGCAAAGTCAGCCAGCTGAATTCTACGCCCTCCTGCTTGGCGAATTCATATTCAAAATCATACGCCGTCATCTCGGCGCGGGTCCGGCGGTAAACCATCTTCACGTTCGCTGCGCCAAGCCGCACCGAGCAGGTAGCCGCATCGATCGCTGTATTACCTGCCCCGATGACTGCCACCCGCCGGCCGGACAGCTCCGGCGCTACTTGTCCCGGCTTGGTGGACCCGACCAGCTCGATCGCATCGTAGACACCGGACAGGCTCTCGCCCTCAATGCCCAGCGGAGGCACGCTCCCCATCCCCGCAGCGAGCACAATGGCATCATATTCCTCCTTCAGCTCGGCTATAGAGATATCCGTGCCGACCTTCACGCCCGTGCGGATCTCTACGCCCAGCTTCTCCACCTGCTCCACCTCCCAGAGGGAGATGGACTGCGGCAGCCGGAACGAGACAATGCCGTGTGTATTCAGCCCTCCGGCCAGCGGCTTCGCTTCATAGATTACTGTCTTGAAGCCTGCGCGCGCCAGCTCCCTTGCCGCCGACAGGCCAGCCGGACCGCCGCCGATCACCGCAACCTTCCTCCCGTTAGGCTCGCCGGCCTGGAACAGCTGAATGCCGCTGCGGACCGCCCAGTCGGTGGCATACCGCTGCAGCAGGCCGATCTGAATCGGCGCGGAAGCCTCGTTCAGGACACAGGCCCCCTCGCAGAGCTCCTCTGTCGGGCAGACCCGGGCGCAGCTCGCGCCTACAGGATTGGAGTCCATAATCGTCTGCGCCGAGCCTCTCAGATTGTCGGTAGCGATTCTTCGGATGAAGGAAGGAATATTGATGCCGGTCGGGCAGGCCTTGATGCAGGGCGCATCATAACAGTACAGGCAGCGGTTGGATTCCTCGATAGCCCCTTTGCGGGTAAGTCCCGGTTCGGCTTCGGCGAAATTGTGCAGGATCAAATCGGGTGTATCTGTCATTGCCGGTGAGGTCAGCTCCATGGGTGTACCCTCCTTCTGGATGAACGTTTTCCGCTCTCGATTAGCCATAGTGTAATATAACATAACATTATTCTTGAGATTTCCTGAATATTTCACTTACTTCCAACGATTATTGTAGTAAAATAAACACCAAAGCCAACAAAAGCGCTAATCACACTCCAGTTAAAGTTAAGTTTCCTGACATTTTATATTCAAAACTATAGTCAATTCGTCTTGGGGTTACATTAGACAGATTGTCTAATTTCAAAAGTCTATTTTTTACCCGGTGCGCCAGGAGCGTCCGGGACCGACTATAAATGGGGGGAAGCTTATGGACTGGGAGCTAGTATTAACGATCCGCGATGCGCTGAAACGGCCGCTCTTCGCAGAAGCTGAGCTGATTGGGGGCCGCAGCGGCCTGAACCGGGCGGTCCGCTGGGTACATGTGCTGGAGAGCCCGAGCCTGGAGAGTCTGATTCACGGGGAGGAGATGATTCTGACCACCGGCATGGGCGCAAGCCGGGATACAGCCGCCGCCTGCTCCTTCATGCAGAATCTGATCGACCGGAACGCCGCCTGCCTGTGCATTGAGCTGGGGACCTATTTCAGCGAGATTCCGCAGGAGATGATCAGCCTGGCCAACCGGCATGACTTTCCTCTGATCCAGTTCACCCGTACGGTGCGTTTTGTCGATATTACCCTCGATCTGCATTCCCTGATTATCAACCGCCATCACCGGATGCTGCAGGAGCTGGAGAGCATCTCCCGTGAATTCCACCGGC
This region of Paenibacillus sp. FSL K6-1096 genomic DNA includes:
- the preA gene encoding NAD-dependent dihydropyrimidine dehydrogenase subunit PreA, giving the protein MADLRIDFAGIQSPNPFWLASAPPTNTGYQVQRAFEAGWGGAVWKTLGEPVINTSSRFAAVHFNGQRVAGFNNIELITDRPLEVNLKEIAETKKRFPDRTIIASLMVEPKREKWHEIVKRVEAVGVDGLELNFGCPHGMAERGMGAASGQQPDLVQAQTAWVKEVAETPVIVKLTPNITDITVVARHAVKGGADAISLINTINSLAGVDIHTWNTIPHVGGQGAHGGYCGPAVKPIALSMVAECARDREVGVPISGIGGISTWQDVVEFMLMGSTGIQVCTAVMHHGFRIVEEMIDGLNHYLDEKGLASVTELIGKSVPRYSNWGDLDLNYKVVARINEENCINCNKCHIACEDASHQCIDMLTDAAGKAILQVREEDCVGCNLCSIVCPADGAIDMVAVDSGAAPMSWNQRNQVISGLSSSYSEVEVG
- a CDS encoding NAD(P)-dependent oxidoreductase is translated as MELTSPAMTDTPDLILHNFAEAEPGLTRKGAIEESNRCLYCYDAPCIKACPTGINIPSFIRRIATDNLRGSAQTIMDSNPVGASCARVCPTEELCEGACVLNEASAPIQIGLLQRYATDWAVRSGIQLFQAGEPNGRKVAVIGGGPAGLSAARELARAGFKTVIYEAKPLAGGLNTHGIVSFRLPQSISLWEVEQVEKLGVEIRTGVKVGTDISIAELKEEYDAIVLAAGMGSVPPLGIEGESLSGVYDAIELVGSTKPGQVAPELSGRRVAVIGAGNTAIDAATCSVRLGAANVKMVYRRTRAEMTAYDFEYEFAKQEGVEFSWLTLPKRIIGDEQGKVAALECVQMRLSGAAGPDGRPAPVPVEGSEFLLPVDAVVIAIGQQRRLELIEALGLAHRRGVVEIDAKTGRTSDPQIYAAGDIVFGAGAGEAMVVSAAQQGKAAAYAIAEQLSGRLRHVADSAV